From a single Terriglobia bacterium genomic region:
- a CDS encoding class I SAM-dependent methyltransferase has protein sequence MEREIHSTAPLFQRIHSVGIAIKSVQEGMQGQMDTVFQAPRAEKPIEGKTQEHPRYDPLPSVWYGEDAELLERLLQFYPRGTPKQILDATVNGGRFWRGSTRPVFGIDIDPRHKPDLVADNTKMPFGDGAFDVVVYDPPHIPNQGKDNKKDFNTRFGLVVRSSKENHYTFTHTFPPFLREAYRVLKDEGVLFCKITDYVHHHRYQWAHLELINAAREVGFLPCDCIVKIRKGPIIDPKWKTAHHSRRQHCYWLIFRRSMKCE, from the coding sequence ATGGAACGAGAAATCCACAGTACAGCACCACTTTTTCAAAGAATTCACAGTGTGGGGATAGCCATCAAGAGTGTACAAGAGGGCATGCAGGGTCAGATGGACACTGTGTTTCAAGCCCCGCGCGCAGAGAAGCCGATCGAGGGCAAGACACAAGAGCACCCGCGCTACGATCCCTTGCCATCTGTTTGGTACGGCGAAGATGCAGAGCTTCTCGAACGCTTGCTGCAATTTTATCCCCGTGGTACACCAAAACAGATTCTGGACGCCACTGTAAACGGCGGTCGGTTTTGGAGAGGCAGCACGCGGCCAGTCTTCGGCATTGATATTGACCCGCGCCACAAGCCGGATTTGGTGGCGGACAACACCAAGATGCCGTTCGGGGATGGCGCTTTCGACGTCGTGGTCTATGACCCACCGCACATTCCGAATCAGGGCAAGGACAACAAAAAGGATTTCAATACGCGGTTCGGCTTAGTGGTGCGCTCGTCGAAAGAAAACCATTACACGTTTACACACACATTCCCGCCATTCCTGCGCGAAGCCTACCGTGTGCTGAAGGACGAAGGCGTGCTGTTTTGCAAGATAACCGATTACGTGCACCATCACCGCTATCAGTGGGCGCACCTTGAGCTAATCAACGCGGCGCGCGAGGTTGGTTTCCTGCCGTGCGATTGCATCGTAAAAATTCGCAAAGGGCCGATCATCGACCCAAAATGGAAGACTGCCCACC